One stretch of Acholeplasma laidlawii PG-8A DNA includes these proteins:
- a CDS encoding ABC transporter permease produces the protein MDKQENKAIVTFKDKLLRILLNLFNVLKPSLISIGVGLAFGFIIMLIFNPGGAFPGLITLLTGGLGSGIKVAGDILLHAAPIILTGVALVVAFKTGLFNIGASGQMIVAGYVAIHVGVLWNIPAPFHWMVALLLGTVAGAIWGAIPGILKAFTNTNEVVSSIMLNYIGTFLAVFLIKANVYNGATAKSLNIQASAELPRLGALFGNSKANIGIFIAIAVAVLMYYVFKKTTLGYELKASGFNREASRYAGMNAKRNIVLSMLISGAIVGLGGAIQFLVIGTNLGTTYDLLPQGFDGISVALLGLTEPIGAVFAGTFLSYIRQGGFYMQVNGFPQQIIDIIIAVIVYTTSISVAIQLFFANLKTKRLMKKASTSEIEGGIEQ, from the coding sequence ATGGACAAGCAAGAAAATAAAGCAATTGTAACTTTCAAAGATAAACTACTACGCATTTTATTAAACTTATTTAATGTATTGAAACCGAGTTTAATTTCAATTGGCGTAGGTTTAGCATTTGGGTTCATTATTATGTTAATCTTTAATCCCGGTGGTGCTTTTCCAGGTTTAATTACTTTATTAACCGGTGGACTTGGCAGTGGTATTAAAGTTGCAGGTGACATTTTATTACATGCAGCACCGATTATCTTAACAGGGGTTGCTTTAGTAGTAGCATTTAAAACAGGCCTATTTAATATTGGGGCATCTGGTCAAATGATCGTAGCTGGTTATGTTGCTATTCATGTGGGTGTGTTATGGAATATTCCAGCACCATTTCATTGGATGGTTGCACTATTACTAGGTACAGTTGCAGGTGCGATCTGGGGTGCAATTCCTGGTATTTTAAAGGCATTTACTAATACTAATGAAGTTGTATCAAGTATTATGCTTAACTATATTGGTACATTCCTTGCAGTGTTTTTGATTAAAGCTAATGTTTATAACGGTGCTACAGCAAAATCTTTAAACATTCAAGCTAGTGCTGAACTTCCTAGATTAGGCGCATTATTCGGTAACTCTAAGGCAAATATTGGTATATTTATAGCAATTGCAGTAGCAGTTCTAATGTATTATGTCTTTAAGAAAACTACACTAGGTTATGAACTTAAGGCTTCAGGATTTAACCGTGAAGCAAGTCGTTATGCAGGTATGAATGCAAAGAGAAATATCGTGTTATCTATGTTGATATCTGGTGCTATTGTAGGTTTAGGTGGTGCAATCCAGTTCCTAGTTATAGGTACAAACTTAGGTACAACATATGACTTATTACCACAAGGTTTTGATGGTATATCTGTTGCTCTATTAGGGTTAACAGAACCAATAGGTGCAGTCTTTGCAGGTACCTTCTTAAGTTATATCAGGCAAGGTGGATTCTATATGCAGGTTAATGGATTCCCACAACAAATTATCGATATTATTATTGCAGTAATTGTATATACAACATCCATTTCTGTTGCAATTCAATTATTCTTTGCAAACTTAAAAACTAAGAGATTAATGAAGAAAGCATCAACCTCAGAAATTGAAGGAGGTATTGAACAATGA
- a CDS encoding ABC transporter permease: protein MTLIVQLTLVSLVPLLIVALGGLMSEKSGVTNIALEGLMLLGAFVGVWVIRDLQNATNPLPMQLIYLIGIIVGGLVGGLFAMTHAIASIKFNADQTISATAINLFAPAFAIYTARSLQGAQQIRFSAAFRIDKVPFLGDIPIIGEWFFQKTYISLFIAAGILAFVWILLYKTKSGLRIRAVGENPQAADAQGINIYKIRYLSVFASGILAGIGGVIFVVTTSASFDATVAGMGFLAIAVLIFGNWHPGRILLSAIVFGFFRTIASAYSAIGFLRDLDLDTEIYQMIPFVITLIVLAITSRNSRAPKAIGQIYEMGKR from the coding sequence ATGACATTAATCGTACAGCTTACTTTAGTGAGTTTAGTGCCACTTTTAATTGTTGCACTAGGTGGACTCATGTCAGAAAAAAGTGGTGTTACAAACATCGCGCTAGAAGGTTTAATGTTACTTGGAGCATTTGTCGGAGTCTGGGTTATACGTGATCTTCAAAATGCTACAAATCCACTACCTATGCAACTCATTTATCTAATTGGTATTATTGTGGGTGGTCTCGTAGGTGGTTTATTTGCGATGACGCATGCGATTGCATCAATTAAATTTAATGCAGACCAAACAATTTCAGCAACAGCAATTAACTTATTTGCACCCGCTTTTGCAATCTATACAGCACGTAGTCTTCAAGGTGCTCAACAAATTCGTTTCTCTGCAGCATTTAGAATTGATAAGGTACCATTTTTAGGGGATATTCCTATTATTGGTGAATGGTTCTTCCAAAAAACTTATATTAGTTTATTTATTGCAGCTGGTATCTTGGCATTTGTATGGATCTTACTGTACAAAACAAAATCAGGTTTAAGAATTAGAGCTGTTGGTGAAAACCCACAAGCAGCAGATGCTCAAGGTATTAACATCTATAAAATTAGATATCTATCTGTATTTGCATCAGGTATCTTAGCTGGTATCGGTGGCGTTATCTTCGTTGTTACAACCTCTGCATCTTTTGATGCAACTGTTGCAGGTATGGGGTTCTTGGCAATTGCCGTTCTTATTTTTGGTAACTGGCATCCAGGTAGAATCTTACTTTCAGCAATCGTATTTGGATTCTTTAGAACGATTGCAAGTGCATACTCAGCGATTGGTTTCTTAAGAGATTTAGACTTAGATACAGAAATTTATCAAATGATACCTTTTGTCATTACATTGATTGTTCTAGCGATAACTTCTAGAAACTCTAGAGCACCTAAAGCAATCGGTCAAATTTATGAAATGGGTAAACGATAG
- a CDS encoding deoxynucleoside kinase, which yields MLIVIGGMIGLGKTSVGEALAEEFNGKMYYESVDDNPILPLYYTATEEETQKKRYPFLLQLWFLNSRFKALKDAANHATEGFSIVDRSIYEDWYFAKINHDLERMNDLEFSIYKELLDNMMEEIQGLPKKAPDLMIYLKGSFQSVIDRIQNRGRAFELDEGLKSYYELLWKGYDAWLEHHYRHSKVYILDTDKYNVVHNLEHRQIVFNEIRSILDIK from the coding sequence ATGTTAATAGTTATTGGTGGCATGATTGGTTTAGGAAAAACCTCAGTTGGGGAAGCACTGGCCGAAGAATTTAATGGAAAAATGTATTATGAAAGCGTAGATGATAATCCCATTCTACCTCTTTATTACACTGCAACAGAAGAAGAAACTCAAAAGAAACGTTATCCTTTTTTATTACAACTTTGGTTTTTGAATTCTAGATTTAAAGCACTTAAAGATGCAGCAAATCACGCTACAGAAGGTTTTTCAATTGTAGATAGATCCATTTATGAAGATTGGTATTTTGCAAAGATAAACCATGATCTAGAAAGAATGAATGACTTAGAGTTTTCTATCTACAAGGAATTACTAGATAATATGATGGAAGAAATCCAAGGGTTACCTAAAAAAGCTCCAGATTTGATGATCTATTTAAAAGGGTCTTTTCAATCAGTCATTGATAGAATCCAAAATAGAGGTCGTGCATTTGAATTAGATGAAGGTCTAAAAAGTTATTATGAACTTCTTTGGAAAGGTTATGATGCTTGGTTAGAACATCACTATAGACATAGTAAAGTATATATTCTAGATACAGATAAATATAATGTAGTACATAATTTAGAACATCGTCAGATTGTATTTAATGAGATTAGAAGTATCTTAGACATCAAATAA
- a CDS encoding RNA polymerase sigma factor: protein MDQIHEIIEELRQKDYKSFDTFYNLTKNQVFYAIINIVKDKDLAHDIMQDTYIKFLEKIDQYKSGANPYAYISMIGRNLAINTYNRQKRLIKSDELLESIPADKEVENDEDIFKILNLLNDDEKEVVTLHVINDLKFKEIAKIMEKPLGTVLWIYNKAIKKLKDKVGDVL, encoded by the coding sequence ATGGATCAAATACATGAGATCATAGAAGAGTTAAGGCAAAAAGACTATAAATCATTTGATACATTCTACAACTTGACAAAGAATCAGGTTTTTTACGCAATCATAAATATTGTTAAAGATAAAGATCTGGCTCACGATATAATGCAAGATACATATATTAAATTTCTTGAAAAGATTGACCAATATAAGTCAGGTGCCAATCCATACGCATACATCTCAATGATAGGTAGAAATCTAGCGATTAATACTTATAATAGGCAAAAAAGATTAATTAAGTCAGATGAGCTATTAGAGTCTATTCCTGCAGATAAAGAAGTAGAAAATGATGAAGATATATTTAAGATCCTGAATTTACTAAATGATGATGAGAAAGAAGTTGTAACACTTCACGTCATTAATGATTTAAAATTTAAAGAAATAGCAAAAATTATGGAAAAACCACTAGGTACTGTCTTATGGATTTACAATAAGGCAATAAAGAAACTAAAGGATAAGGTAGGTGATGTCTTATGA
- a CDS encoding anti-sigma-I factor RsgI family protein, producing the protein MKKGLAILFVVTSIIAVFAFLPRANATDTYVTLDINPSVELIVTPGDRVIYANALNEDGVVLLADLELVGKKIDVAVTLIIDKSIELGFIVEGDDETIVSVSTISENNKMGELMKEKIKTRINGALNDKKVHGHAEDKPDNGYQPSFILEARLHNVSPGYLFLAKKAVYVDGELTLEAALEMNVSDLQTIIREAFVAQKEVISDAREVFLTAKAELINTYKPQFEAFETQIADLTAQIEATEDETEKANLEASLAIVVDDYETLRLEFKTELEVIKDAFVEEIINLKDALKLFRFGFRFKHGSSVEFNRP; encoded by the coding sequence ATGAAAAAAGGACTAGCTATACTATTTGTAGTAACATCAATTATCGCGGTATTTGCATTTTTACCAAGAGCAAATGCAACTGATACATATGTGACACTGGATATTAATCCAAGTGTAGAATTAATCGTAACACCAGGTGATCGAGTTATTTATGCCAATGCATTAAATGAAGACGGTGTTGTATTACTAGCTGATTTAGAGTTAGTTGGTAAGAAAATTGACGTGGCAGTTACCTTAATCATCGATAAGTCCATTGAATTAGGATTTATTGTTGAGGGTGATGATGAAACTATCGTATCAGTTTCAACCATATCTGAAAATAATAAAATGGGTGAACTCATGAAAGAAAAAATTAAGACACGTATTAATGGTGCCTTAAATGATAAAAAAGTTCATGGTCATGCAGAAGATAAACCAGACAACGGTTATCAACCATCATTTATTTTAGAAGCTAGATTACATAATGTATCACCGGGTTACCTATTCTTGGCTAAAAAAGCTGTGTATGTTGATGGTGAATTAACACTTGAAGCTGCACTTGAAATGAATGTAAGTGATTTACAAACAATCATTCGAGAGGCTTTTGTAGCACAAAAAGAAGTAATTAGTGATGCACGTGAAGTATTCTTAACTGCTAAAGCAGAACTTATCAACACCTACAAACCACAATTTGAAGCGTTTGAAACTCAAATTGCTGACTTAACAGCTCAAATTGAAGCTACTGAAGATGAAACTGAAAAAGCAAATTTAGAAGCATCATTAGCTATAGTTGTTGATGATTATGAAACTTTAAGATTAGAATTTAAAACTGAACTTGAAGTGATTAAAGATGCATTTGTTGAAGAAATCATAAATCTAAAAGACGCACTTAAACTATTTAGATTTGGTTTTAGATTCAAGCATGGATCAAGCGTAGAATTTAACCGTCCATAA
- the gcvPB gene encoding aminomethyl-transferring glycine dehydrogenase subunit GcvPB, with the protein MKAKYYDKLIFEISKPGRIGHNLPKDSFPQVKLPKELLRSDAAELPEVTELDVVRHYTNVSLKNFGVETGFYPLGSCTMKYNPKINDEIATLPGFSQIHPLQPNHVSQGFLQVYFELGSYLSKITGMDAYSLNTYAGAQGELAGLMIIKKYHHDRGDLKRNKIIVPDSAHGTNPASATVAGFDVVEVKSNLDGTINVESLKEALDDTVAGLMLTNPNTVGMFEKDILEVADLIHDCGGLLYYDGANLNALLGIARPGDMGFDITHLNLHKTFSTPHGGGGPGSGPVGVKDFLKDYLPGPVVYKEGSTYHFETPKETIGALSAFYGNASVYLRAYVYIRTLGEEYLGKIGPLATLNANYIKESLKHLFKLPIKAHAMHEFVFDGLIDQSTDIKTLDVAKRLLDYGIHAPTIYFPLTFSQSLMIEPTEVESLETLDHFIDTMKTIANDAITKPEFIKNAPHHTVVRRLDEAKAARNPLVKFKDLSHI; encoded by the coding sequence ATGAAAGCAAAATACTATGACAAATTAATATTTGAAATCTCCAAACCTGGACGTATTGGCCATAACTTACCAAAAGATAGTTTTCCTCAAGTTAAATTACCAAAAGAGTTATTAAGAAGTGACGCAGCCGAGTTACCAGAAGTTACAGAGCTTGATGTCGTAAGACACTATACCAATGTCTCTCTTAAAAACTTTGGTGTTGAAACTGGGTTTTATCCTTTAGGTTCATGTACGATGAAGTATAATCCTAAAATAAACGATGAAATTGCTACTTTACCTGGGTTTTCACAAATACACCCACTCCAACCAAATCATGTGTCCCAAGGTTTCTTACAAGTTTACTTTGAACTTGGTAGTTACTTATCCAAAATCACTGGTATGGATGCTTATTCATTAAATACTTATGCGGGTGCACAAGGTGAACTTGCAGGCTTAATGATTATCAAGAAGTATCACCATGATAGAGGTGACTTAAAACGTAATAAAATCATTGTTCCTGATTCTGCACATGGTACAAACCCTGCTTCTGCTACGGTTGCTGGATTTGATGTTGTTGAAGTCAAATCTAATTTAGATGGTACAATTAATGTTGAATCCTTAAAGGAAGCTTTAGATGATACCGTTGCTGGTTTAATGTTAACAAATCCTAACACAGTAGGTATGTTTGAAAAAGATATTTTAGAAGTTGCAGACCTTATCCATGATTGTGGTGGATTACTCTACTATGATGGTGCAAACCTTAATGCTTTATTAGGTATTGCTCGTCCTGGTGATATGGGCTTTGATATTACACACTTAAACTTACATAAAACCTTTTCTACACCACACGGTGGTGGTGGACCAGGTTCAGGTCCAGTTGGTGTTAAAGACTTCTTAAAAGATTATTTACCAGGTCCTGTCGTCTATAAAGAAGGTAGTACATATCATTTTGAAACACCTAAAGAAACAATCGGTGCTTTATCAGCCTTTTACGGAAATGCTTCTGTTTATTTAAGAGCATATGTATATATTAGAACGCTTGGTGAAGAATATCTAGGTAAAATTGGTCCACTTGCTACGTTAAATGCAAACTATATTAAAGAAAGCTTAAAACACTTATTTAAATTACCTATTAAGGCACACGCAATGCATGAATTTGTCTTTGACGGCTTAATTGATCAGTCAACTGACATTAAAACACTAGATGTTGCAAAGCGCCTTCTTGATTATGGTATACATGCTCCAACCATATATTTCCCACTTACATTTAGTCAATCACTCATGATTGAACCTACTGAAGTGGAAAGTTTAGAAACGCTAGATCACTTCATTGATACGATGAAAACGATTGCAAATGATGCGATTACAAAACCTGAATTCATTAAAAATGCGCCACACCATACTGTGGTTAGACGCCTTGATGAAGCAAAAGCTGCAAGAAATCCACTTGTAAAATTTAAAGATTTATCTCACATATAA
- the gcvPA gene encoding aminomethyl-transferring glycine dehydrogenase subunit GcvPA produces MHKYLPHTKHDIEHMLETIGIKRIDDLTSHIPKSLKYNKPYGIPNQLSDLELTKELIELSSKNKSLTIFRGFGAYDVYTPSIVKSLTSRQEFLTSYTPYQPEVSQGTLQYIFEFQSMICEITGMDITNASMYDGPTATAEAMFMALAETKRKKVLLSETLHPRTIEIIKTYGTYRDVEFVMVPESHGVTHLSELKNLVTDAAAFIVQNPNKYGHIENLDGVADLLHENNALFILNQNPQSLALLKTPQAYGVDIATGDLQSLGMPLSFGGAYAGYLATTKKLIRKMPGRICGVTTDVDGKRAFVLTLQAREQHIRRAKANSNICSNQSLMALSVAIYLSSLGKQGFIDIAHLSLNGAHYLKHELLKLPSFKDPFKQPHLNEFTLKYEGNTKSLDDYLVENGFLGPVDLGDGLLTFAVTEKRTKQEIDSFVRLIGDFK; encoded by the coding sequence ATGCATAAATACCTACCACATACTAAACATGATATAGAGCATATGTTAGAGACAATCGGTATTAAACGTATCGATGATTTAACATCTCATATACCTAAATCATTAAAATACAATAAACCTTACGGTATTCCAAATCAGTTATCTGATTTGGAACTCACTAAAGAACTTATCGAACTTTCAAGTAAAAATAAATCTCTAACGATATTTAGAGGTTTTGGTGCATATGATGTTTATACCCCTTCAATTGTCAAGTCCTTAACATCAAGACAAGAGTTTTTGACATCATATACACCATATCAGCCAGAGGTTAGTCAAGGTACACTTCAATATATATTTGAATTTCAATCCATGATTTGTGAAATTACTGGTATGGATATTACAAATGCAAGTATGTATGATGGTCCTACTGCAACTGCTGAAGCTATGTTTATGGCACTTGCAGAAACTAAAAGAAAAAAAGTACTTCTTTCAGAAACACTACATCCTAGAACTATAGAAATCATTAAAACTTATGGTACTTATAGAGATGTTGAGTTTGTGATGGTACCTGAATCACATGGTGTTACGCATTTAAGTGAACTAAAAAATCTTGTCACAGATGCTGCGGCATTTATTGTTCAAAATCCGAACAAATACGGTCATATCGAAAATCTAGATGGTGTTGCTGATTTATTACATGAAAATAATGCATTATTCATCTTAAATCAAAACCCACAAAGTTTAGCGTTGCTTAAAACACCACAAGCATATGGTGTTGATATTGCAACCGGTGATCTTCAAAGTTTAGGTATGCCTTTATCTTTTGGTGGCGCTTATGCTGGATATTTAGCAACCACTAAGAAACTCATTAGAAAAATGCCTGGTAGAATTTGCGGGGTAACTACAGATGTTGATGGTAAACGTGCATTTGTATTAACACTTCAAGCACGTGAACAACATATTAGACGTGCAAAAGCAAACTCTAATATTTGTTCAAATCAGTCTTTAATGGCTTTAAGTGTAGCAATTTACTTATCAAGCCTAGGTAAACAAGGCTTTATTGATATTGCTCACTTATCTTTAAATGGTGCTCACTATTTAAAACATGAACTACTTAAACTACCTTCATTTAAAGACCCATTTAAACAACCACATTTAAATGAGTTTACCTTAAAATATGAAGGTAATACGAAATCCTTAGATGATTATTTAGTTGAAAACGGGTTTCTTGGTCCTGTTGATCTAGGTGATGGTTTATTAACCTTTGCTGTAACAGAAAAACGTACTAAACAAGAAATTGATAGTTTTGTTAGATTGATTGGTGACTTCAAATGA
- the gcvH gene encoding glycine cleavage system protein GcvH, with protein sequence MNKNDVLYLDTHEWVFIEGNKAKVGISSYAAMHLGDIVFFDLPSVGQSFKKGDVFAAVESVKSASDLYMPLSGKVLAVNTALDQEPQLINEDPFGNFIVEIELSNPEESNSLLNVTDYEATL encoded by the coding sequence ATGAACAAAAACGACGTATTATATTTAGACACACACGAATGGGTATTTATCGAGGGTAATAAGGCTAAAGTAGGTATTTCTTCTTATGCTGCAATGCACTTAGGTGATATTGTTTTCTTTGATTTACCATCAGTAGGTCAATCATTTAAAAAAGGTGATGTTTTTGCAGCTGTAGAATCTGTAAAAAGTGCATCTGATTTATATATGCCTTTATCTGGTAAAGTACTTGCAGTAAATACTGCCCTAGACCAAGAACCTCAACTTATTAATGAAGATCCATTCGGAAACTTTATTGTAGAAATTGAACTTTCAAATCCTGAAGAATCAAATTCATTATTAAATGTAACAGATTACGAAGCTACACTCTAG
- the gcvT gene encoding glycine cleavage system aminomethyltransferase GcvT, which yields MDKLKTTSLYQKHVDLGANLIDFGGFHMPLYYTSIALEHHQVRNDVGMFDVSHMGQILIEGKDALAYTNYVLSSTTELRPQNQYGLLLQNDGGIIDDLMVYPFSSDQILLVVNASNIEKDFNHLSSIKHTFDIHLRNISDKFNCIAVQGPNSFKFLSKLFQDLPKHSSDFMFTHNEHGPLLISRSGYTGEDGFEIYTYDGYASLIWDDLYKLGVKPIGLGARDTLRFEAGMPLYGNEMNETINPIEAGLGFAVDFKKDDFIGKSALLAYKENPLRKNVGFELLEKNIARSGYEIYVGNQLIGHVTTGYLSPSTNIALGFALIDAKHAKLGTIIDIKIRNKFVKAVVRNKKFINKNNKI from the coding sequence ATGGATAAATTAAAAACAACGAGTTTATATCAAAAACACGTCGATTTAGGTGCAAACTTAATAGATTTTGGTGGATTTCATATGCCACTATATTACACTTCAATCGCCTTAGAACACCATCAGGTTAGAAATGATGTTGGTATGTTCGATGTATCTCATATGGGTCAAATCTTAATTGAAGGTAAAGATGCGCTAGCTTATACAAATTATGTGTTATCTTCAACTACCGAGTTAAGACCTCAAAACCAATATGGATTACTCCTTCAAAACGATGGAGGTATCATTGATGACTTAATGGTTTATCCATTTAGTTCTGATCAAATCCTACTTGTAGTCAATGCTTCTAATATTGAAAAAGATTTCAATCATCTTTCTTCAATAAAACATACATTTGATATACACTTAAGAAATATCAGTGATAAGTTTAACTGTATTGCAGTTCAAGGTCCAAACAGTTTTAAATTCTTGAGTAAATTATTTCAAGATTTACCAAAACATTCATCAGACTTTATGTTTACACATAATGAACATGGTCCCTTACTCATTTCCAGATCTGGTTATACAGGTGAAGATGGCTTTGAAATATATACTTATGATGGCTATGCTTCTTTAATTTGGGATGACTTATATAAGTTAGGTGTAAAACCCATTGGTTTAGGTGCTAGAGACACGCTACGCTTTGAAGCTGGTATGCCCTTATATGGTAACGAAATGAATGAAACGATAAATCCTATAGAAGCCGGATTAGGGTTTGCTGTTGATTTTAAAAAGGATGATTTCATTGGTAAATCTGCATTATTAGCGTATAAAGAAAATCCACTAAGAAAAAATGTCGGATTTGAGTTATTAGAAAAGAATATTGCTAGATCTGGTTATGAAATCTATGTAGGCAATCAACTTATTGGACATGTAACTACAGGTTACTTATCGCCTTCTACGAATATAGCATTAGGGTTTGCATTAATTGATGCAAAACATGCTAAATTAGGTACAATCATAGATATAAAAATTAGAAACAAATTTGTTAAAGCGGTTGTTAGAAATAAAAAATTTATAAATAAAAATAATAAAATATAG
- a CDS encoding metallophosphoesterase: MKKYFVFSDIHGNLRPLVEALHKAGFDMENENHILLSLGDHFDRGVENLEVLGYLMYFNKLNRIIMIRGNHDDFLLDFLKGTSDGIFNIQKNGFGNTLAQLASKDATTIPKMRDSINERFPDLIALLESMIHEFQLGKYIFTHAGYAYCNKQGWYLYNFASTPYFLKHFDTKDNYYVFGHAHARAMNYYELGVESNDIFEMDNFIGIDANTVLTKEVHILIFDEEGNRLL, translated from the coding sequence TTGAAAAAGTATTTTGTCTTTTCTGATATTCATGGTAACTTAAGACCCTTAGTAGAAGCTTTACATAAAGCTGGTTTTGACATGGAAAATGAAAATCATATACTGTTATCTTTAGGTGATCATTTTGATCGTGGTGTAGAAAATTTAGAAGTATTAGGTTATTTAATGTATTTTAATAAACTAAATAGAATCATCATGATTAGAGGTAATCATGATGATTTCTTACTAGATTTTTTAAAAGGAACTTCAGATGGTATATTTAATATCCAAAAAAATGGTTTTGGTAATACCTTAGCACAATTAGCCAGTAAAGATGCAACCACGATACCTAAGATGAGAGATTCTATTAACGAAAGATTTCCAGATTTAATAGCACTTTTAGAATCCATGATACATGAGTTTCAGTTAGGTAAATATATATTTACCCATGCCGGTTATGCCTATTGTAATAAACAAGGATGGTATCTATATAACTTTGCTTCTACACCTTACTTTTTAAAGCACTTTGACACAAAAGATAATTATTATGTATTTGGTCATGCCCATGCAAGAGCCATGAATTATTATGAGTTAGGTGTTGAAAGTAATGATATCTTTGAAATGGATAATTTTATAGGTATTGATGCCAATACAGTATTAACTAAAGAAGTCCATATCTTAATTTTTGATGAAGAAGGAAATAGACTTTTATAA